Proteins co-encoded in one Halostella limicola genomic window:
- a CDS encoding DUF7563 family protein has protein sequence MASQPERSTRSRGSATNRQCRNCGAYVTYQFAKVFGNNENRVYACLDCSTTRALREGVATDQ, from the coding sequence ATGGCGTCGCAACCAGAGCGGTCGACTCGAAGCCGCGGATCGGCAACGAACCGTCAGTGCCGGAACTGCGGGGCGTACGTCACCTACCAGTTCGCGAAGGTCTTCGGTAACAACGAGAACCGGGTGTACGCCTGTCTGGACTGTTCGACGACGCGGGCCCTTCGAGAGGGCGTCGCGACGGACCAGTGA
- a CDS encoding ArsR family transcriptional regulator, translating to MTEVWDEIGFVISSRYRVAVLERLAEGPATPSQIATDSELSIAHISRSLRRLRDRDLVELLVSEDRKKGRVYGITDRGDQIWNQIQAENMLEE from the coding sequence ATGACTGAGGTGTGGGACGAGATCGGGTTCGTCATCAGCTCGCGGTATCGGGTTGCCGTCCTCGAACGGCTCGCCGAGGGGCCGGCGACCCCGTCACAGATCGCTACCGATTCCGAGCTCTCCATCGCGCACATATCGCGGAGCCTCCGTCGGCTTCGCGACCGCGACCTCGTGGAACTGCTCGTTTCGGAGGACCGGAAGAAGGGACGGGTGTACGGCATCACCGATAGGGGCGACCAGATATGGAACCAGATCCAGGCCGAGAACATGCTCGAGGAGTAG
- a CDS encoding HalOD1 output domain-containing protein: MTSNINCDTTSVSDRSPDRIETAARAGGRREDLSTTIIMEVAEALDTDPVNLTPSLYDHIDPDALDALFDSAGDGSDVYLTIREWGCTVTVFADGRVLVDVED, encoded by the coding sequence ATGACTAGCAATATTAACTGTGATACGACCTCGGTATCGGACAGATCCCCGGATCGAATCGAAACTGCGGCGCGCGCCGGCGGACGAAGGGAAGATCTGAGTACCACCATCATCATGGAAGTCGCCGAGGCGCTCGATACGGACCCGGTCAACCTGACTCCGTCCCTCTACGACCACATTGACCCGGACGCGCTCGACGCGCTCTTCGACTCGGCCGGCGACGGTAGCGACGTGTACCTCACGATCCGCGAGTGGGGATGTACGGTCACCGTCTTCGCGGACGGCCGCGTCCTCGTTGACGTCGAAGACTGA
- a CDS encoding orc1/cdc6 family replication initiation protein: protein MSESADDLFTREDPIFANKELLEINHLPEEGRIVGRDDEIADLANAVNPAIFGQSPSNVLIYGKTGTGKSLCAKHISQRLVRVAGEEGVDAAFAYVDCAQDSTETQAVQTIASTLNEPEVTDVRIPDKGLSTSTYYKRLWNVLDERYDVVLIILDEVDKLDDDDILMQLSRAGEAGKLDNCKLGVIGISNKIKYKDRMDERVKSSLCEREFVFPPYDATQLRSIMEARSDAFRDGVLDTSTIPRAAALAAREHGDARKAIDILRYAGEIAQSSGAETVREDFVVQARERAETDRFRELIRGSTPHSRYVLQALAVLSLNQPETDGFRTTMIYDVYEEVCRQEGSEPLSLRRVRDLLKEHAFLDILEQSRRSGGSAEGSYTEHQLLEDPDVVKKVLVETDDDED, encoded by the coding sequence ATGTCAGAATCCGCAGACGACCTCTTTACGCGGGAGGACCCGATATTCGCCAACAAGGAACTGCTGGAGATCAACCACCTCCCGGAAGAGGGTCGGATCGTCGGTCGCGACGACGAGATCGCGGATCTGGCGAACGCCGTCAATCCCGCTATCTTCGGCCAGAGCCCGAGCAACGTCCTCATCTACGGGAAGACGGGGACCGGGAAATCCCTCTGTGCCAAGCACATCTCGCAGCGTCTGGTCCGCGTCGCGGGGGAAGAGGGGGTCGACGCGGCCTTCGCCTACGTCGACTGCGCGCAGGACAGCACGGAAACGCAAGCCGTCCAGACTATCGCCAGCACGCTCAACGAACCCGAGGTAACGGACGTTCGGATCCCCGACAAGGGGTTGAGTACGTCGACGTACTACAAGCGACTCTGGAACGTCCTCGACGAGCGGTACGACGTCGTCCTCATCATCCTCGACGAGGTCGACAAACTGGACGACGACGACATCCTCATGCAGCTCTCGCGGGCGGGAGAGGCGGGCAAGCTCGACAACTGTAAGCTCGGAGTCATCGGCATCAGCAACAAGATCAAGTACAAGGACCGGATGGACGAGCGGGTTAAAAGCAGCCTCTGCGAGCGCGAGTTCGTGTTCCCGCCGTACGACGCGACGCAACTGCGCTCCATCATGGAGGCCCGGAGCGACGCGTTCCGCGACGGCGTCCTCGACACGTCCACGATTCCTCGAGCGGCCGCCCTCGCCGCCCGCGAGCACGGCGACGCGCGGAAGGCGATCGACATCCTCCGGTACGCGGGCGAGATCGCGCAGTCGAGCGGGGCCGAGACGGTTCGAGAGGACTTCGTCGTCCAGGCCCGCGAGCGCGCCGAGACCGACCGGTTCCGGGAGCTGATCCGCGGTTCGACGCCTCACTCGCGGTACGTCCTCCAGGCGCTGGCCGTGCTCTCGCTCAACCAGCCCGAAACCGACGGGTTCCGAACCACGATGATCTACGACGTGTACGAGGAGGTCTGCCGGCAGGAAGGGTCCGAACCGCTCTCGCTCCGGCGCGTTCGCGACCTCTTGAAGGAGCACGCGTTCCTCGACATCCTCGAACAGTCCCGCCGCTCTGGCGGCAGCGCAGAGGGCAGTTACACGGAGCACCAACTCCTCGAGGACCCCGACGTCGTGAAGAAGGTCCTCGTCGAAACCGACGACGACGAGGACTGA
- the nirK gene encoding copper-containing nitrite reductase: MFETSRRRVLQAAGVGGATAVAGCANTPTEEERTEQREQMERANTPTVDRVAADPTDIPGPIERDEPAEVDVELVPREVTAEVEDGVTFDYMTYNGQVPGPFIRVRRGDTVNVTFRNPEENSMPHNVDFHAVAGPGGGAEATMTAPGETEHLRFKATYPGAYIYHCAVANLDMHISAGMFGIILVEPEDGMPEVDEEVYLGQHEIYTDKDAGEEGHHGFDMQAMAAEDPTYVVMNGEAYATTPNRYGPAATVETGDTVRTYFVTGGPNLTSSYHPIGNVWEELYPEGSLSTEPQTHIQTKPVAPGSTTVATMGFDVPGDYKLVDHALSRVARRGCMSVVRAEGEENPEVFDPDPN; this comes from the coding sequence ATGTTCGAAACCTCGCGGCGACGCGTGCTACAGGCGGCCGGAGTCGGCGGCGCGACGGCCGTCGCCGGTTGTGCGAACACTCCCACGGAGGAGGAACGCACGGAACAGCGCGAGCAGATGGAACGGGCGAACACGCCCACCGTCGACCGGGTCGCCGCGGATCCCACCGACATCCCGGGACCCATCGAGCGTGACGAACCCGCCGAGGTCGACGTCGAACTCGTCCCCCGAGAGGTGACCGCCGAGGTCGAGGACGGCGTCACCTTCGACTACATGACCTACAACGGGCAGGTCCCGGGACCGTTCATCCGGGTCCGTCGGGGCGACACGGTCAACGTGACGTTCCGCAATCCCGAAGAGAACTCGATGCCCCACAACGTCGACTTCCACGCCGTGGCCGGCCCCGGCGGCGGCGCGGAGGCGACGATGACGGCGCCGGGCGAGACGGAGCACCTCCGCTTCAAGGCGACCTACCCCGGCGCGTACATCTACCACTGCGCCGTGGCGAACCTGGACATGCACATCAGCGCGGGCATGTTCGGCATCATCCTCGTCGAGCCCGAGGACGGCATGCCGGAGGTCGACGAGGAAGTGTACCTCGGCCAGCACGAGATCTACACCGACAAGGACGCCGGCGAGGAGGGCCACCACGGGTTCGACATGCAGGCGATGGCCGCCGAGGACCCCACCTACGTGGTGATGAACGGCGAGGCATACGCCACGACCCCCAACAGGTACGGCCCGGCGGCGACCGTCGAGACGGGCGACACCGTCCGGACGTACTTCGTCACCGGCGGCCCGAACCTCACCAGCAGCTACCACCCCATCGGCAACGTCTGGGAGGAGCTCTACCCCGAGGGGTCACTGAGCACCGAGCCGCAGACCCACATCCAGACCAAGCCGGTCGCCCCCGGGAGCACGACGGTCGCGACGATGGGCTTCGACGTCCCCGGCGACTACAAGCTGGTCGACCACGCGCTGAGCCGCGTCGCGCGCCGCGGCTGCATGAGCGTCGTCCGCGCCGAGGGCGAGGAGAACCCCGAGGTATTCGACCCGGACCCGAACTGA
- a CDS encoding DUF7553 family protein, with translation MSREQLRAANRAVLRAIETPPDTGIERRLDDIAAECWFLAEEKERRPDQGRLARVEFALAEAIRDAPEPRTRHLSAARDHLAAYRSRVEPV, from the coding sequence ATGTCGCGCGAGCAGTTGCGCGCCGCGAACCGGGCGGTACTCCGCGCGATAGAGACGCCGCCGGACACCGGGATCGAACGGCGACTCGACGACATCGCGGCCGAGTGCTGGTTCCTCGCCGAAGAGAAGGAGCGGCGACCGGATCAGGGCCGGCTCGCCCGGGTGGAGTTCGCCCTCGCGGAAGCCATTCGAGACGCGCCGGAACCGCGAACCCGCCACCTGTCGGCTGCCCGCGACCACCTCGCGGCGTACCGATCAAGGGTTGAACCCGTCTGA
- a CDS encoding cupin domain-containing protein translates to MAELTAVDELEEAPHAEVFEEHRPRTVRLRLDAGEEVPRHQHPGYDIVLYGIEGTIELRLDDESHAVNPGDAVQFSGEREISPKAVDDATALVVFAPTEE, encoded by the coding sequence ATGGCCGAACTGACCGCGGTCGACGAGCTTGAGGAAGCCCCGCACGCCGAAGTGTTCGAGGAGCACCGCCCGCGGACGGTCCGCCTGCGACTGGACGCCGGCGAGGAAGTGCCGCGCCACCAGCACCCCGGGTACGACATCGTGCTGTACGGGATCGAGGGGACGATCGAGCTCCGGTTGGACGACGAGAGCCACGCCGTGAACCCCGGCGACGCCGTGCAGTTCAGCGGCGAACGCGAGATCTCGCCGAAGGCCGTCGACGACGCGACGGCGCTGGTCGTGTTCGCGCCGACCGAGGAGTAG
- a CDS encoding MoaD/ThiS family protein, translating into MAETRQASAASETGETTVTVKCTGHVRMEVGEPEFEYSFEGDTLRDFLDAFFEEHDVEEMLVAETEADASTDGWAPSPDELPGTWKKNPEGEQTRTYARVVVNGTFNEHLDGFDTELDDGDRVALMYPFIFCC; encoded by the coding sequence ATGGCCGAGACCAGACAGGCGTCAGCGGCGTCGGAGACGGGGGAAACGACGGTCACGGTGAAGTGCACCGGACACGTCCGGATGGAGGTCGGCGAGCCCGAGTTCGAGTACTCGTTCGAGGGTGACACACTCCGTGACTTCCTCGACGCGTTCTTCGAGGAGCACGACGTCGAGGAGATGCTCGTCGCCGAGACGGAGGCCGACGCGTCGACCGACGGGTGGGCGCCGTCGCCGGACGAGTTGCCCGGCACCTGGAAGAAAAACCCCGAGGGCGAGCAGACCCGGACCTACGCCCGCGTCGTCGTCAACGGGACGTTCAACGAGCACCTCGACGGGTTCGACACCGAACTCGACGACGGGGACCGCGTGGCGCTGATGTACCCGTTCATCTTCTGCTGTTGA
- a CDS encoding P-loop NTPase, translating to MTGNVAVDDDLGDRVRDALTAVEDPDLGTNAVESGLVTDVSARDGAVTITVDLAGFDEPTGEEVTEALRREALATAGVERATVEGETPDEASEDRLDRPDGVDTVIAVASAKGGVGKTTVSTQLARALSADPRRDVGLFDADIYGPNVPELLDLDGPVSANAEGDAEPLERDGLAAMSVGLIANDAPIAWRGAMAHEAVSELFEDTAWGDLDALVVDLPPGTGDVVLTALQSLPVDGAVLVTTPYPTSVGDTARSAALFEENGVPVLGTVVNMAGFTCDCGREHDLFPDADVEGELDQPVLCELPFDEAVRETDGDVPDAVASLADDVLERLDEQETLDVPDHALDIRGLPPNIRHEQAVEEFRALEPGETFYLVNDHDPSPLASMLAEAVGYGGPLDEAFDRCDVRRRGPDEWVMAVSRPETA from the coding sequence ATGACGGGCAACGTCGCAGTCGACGACGACCTCGGCGACCGCGTCCGCGACGCGCTCACCGCCGTCGAAGACCCGGATCTGGGCACGAACGCCGTCGAGTCCGGGCTGGTGACCGACGTGTCCGCGCGCGACGGCGCGGTGACGATCACCGTCGACCTCGCCGGGTTCGACGAGCCGACCGGCGAGGAAGTGACCGAGGCGCTCCGTCGGGAGGCGCTCGCGACGGCGGGCGTCGAGCGCGCGACCGTCGAGGGCGAGACGCCGGACGAGGCGTCGGAGGACCGCCTCGACCGCCCGGACGGCGTGGACACGGTCATCGCCGTCGCGAGCGCGAAGGGCGGCGTCGGGAAGACGACCGTCTCGACGCAGCTCGCCCGGGCGCTGTCGGCGGACCCGCGGCGCGACGTCGGGCTCTTCGACGCCGACATCTACGGCCCGAACGTGCCGGAACTCCTCGACCTGGACGGGCCGGTGTCGGCGAACGCCGAGGGCGACGCCGAGCCGCTCGAACGCGACGGCCTCGCCGCGATGAGCGTCGGACTGATCGCGAACGACGCGCCGATCGCGTGGCGCGGCGCGATGGCCCACGAGGCCGTGAGCGAACTGTTCGAGGACACGGCGTGGGGCGACCTCGACGCGCTGGTGGTCGACCTTCCGCCGGGCACCGGCGACGTCGTGCTGACCGCGCTGCAGTCGCTCCCCGTCGACGGCGCGGTGCTGGTCACCACGCCGTACCCGACGAGCGTCGGCGACACCGCCCGGAGCGCCGCGCTGTTCGAGGAGAACGGCGTCCCCGTCCTCGGTACCGTCGTCAACATGGCCGGGTTCACCTGCGACTGCGGCCGCGAGCACGACCTCTTCCCGGACGCCGACGTCGAGGGGGAACTCGACCAGCCGGTGCTGTGCGAGCTCCCGTTCGACGAGGCGGTGCGAGAGACGGACGGCGACGTTCCCGACGCCGTGGCGTCGCTGGCCGACGACGTGCTCGAACGGCTCGACGAGCAGGAGACGCTCGACGTGCCGGACCACGCTCTCGACATCCGGGGGCTCCCGCCGAACATCCGCCACGAGCAGGCGGTCGAGGAGTTCCGCGCACTGGAGCCGGGCGAGACGTTCTACCTCGTCAACGACCACGACCCGTCGCCGCTCGCGTCGATGCTCGCCGAGGCGGTCGGCTACGGCGGTCCGCTCGACGAGGCTTTCGACCGGTGCGACGTGCGACGACGGGGACCCGACGAGTGGGTGATGGCGGTGTCGCGGCCGGAGACGGCCTGA
- a CDS encoding HEAT repeat domain-containing protein: MTEYANRSARGRAPDDDEASLRDLLDAGSERDRRRAALGLIDLAEDGGLAAETVARLAERATGDESADVRQFAVEALGHAVGAADGATDRAGAAIRSALEDADEWVRAEAVVAQSRAAPGDESTLRDALDDDSGWVRRNAVIALSKTGAASQDLLVERIKSDPHQGVREYAADYLREYAEDREEAVRILAAVLAREPEAFVRAKAAASLGDLGTDRAEEALERHGLNDRSDDVRRSAKRALATARGVDPEQIDAGLDDDAAPGGGPGSRRERQKRGQQGPGGGPAGATDGLTQGQRDRR, from the coding sequence ATGACCGAGTACGCGAACCGGAGCGCGCGCGGCCGCGCGCCGGACGACGACGAGGCGTCGCTGCGCGACCTGCTCGACGCCGGCAGCGAGCGCGACCGGCGGCGGGCCGCGCTCGGGCTGATCGATCTGGCCGAGGACGGCGGGCTGGCCGCCGAGACGGTCGCACGACTGGCGGAGCGCGCGACCGGCGACGAGTCCGCGGACGTCAGGCAGTTCGCGGTCGAGGCGCTCGGCCACGCCGTCGGTGCGGCCGACGGAGCGACCGACCGCGCCGGGGCGGCGATCCGGTCGGCGCTGGAAGACGCCGACGAGTGGGTGCGCGCCGAGGCCGTCGTCGCGCAGTCGCGGGCCGCGCCCGGCGACGAGTCGACGCTTCGGGACGCGCTCGACGACGACAGTGGGTGGGTGCGCCGGAACGCCGTCATCGCGCTGTCGAAGACGGGCGCGGCGTCGCAGGACCTGCTCGTCGAGCGGATCAAGTCGGACCCGCACCAGGGTGTCCGGGAGTACGCGGCGGACTACCTGCGGGAGTACGCCGAGGACCGGGAGGAGGCCGTGCGGATCCTCGCCGCCGTGCTGGCCCGCGAACCCGAGGCGTTCGTGCGGGCGAAGGCGGCGGCCAGCCTCGGCGACCTCGGCACGGACCGCGCCGAGGAGGCGCTGGAGCGCCACGGGCTGAACGACCGGAGCGACGACGTGCGGCGGTCGGCGAAGCGGGCGCTCGCCACCGCCCGCGGCGTCGACCCGGAGCAGATCGACGCCGGCCTGGACGACGACGCCGCGCCCGGCGGCGGACCGGGGTCCAGGCGGGAGCGACAGAAGCGGGGCCAGCAGGGACCAGGCGGCGGCCCCGCCGGCGCGACCGATGGCCTGACGCAAGGACAGCGTGATCGACGATGA
- a CDS encoding ethylbenzene dehydrogenase-related protein has protein sequence MIPRLRDLGRPWIDRAAARRATKLAVIVCVLMMVGQVALVSVVTAGEQPMQSVDRVPAQPDAAKWDDAPTREMSLEPQRMAVPRGGGSVDEITVQSVTNDTHVAFRLEWEDPTADTNISEPGQYSDAAAIMLRSGSKPPIDMGSDSDPVNIWYWRSSWERSDADPGGDMYGYPHPDGETKPGQAAGNPLSQMSYDSYGQNYYARGYGSLSHAPEQPVAASSERTDDGWSVVFVREREAAGEHDAAFDEADQMYLAFAVWNGSADEVNGEKSLTMQFTVLDTENGELSAAQDGGGEGGEAGSGGDDAGESVMWLARSATNWVTALVLATVAAWLVSYWRLRR, from the coding sequence GTGATCCCGCGGCTCCGCGACCTCGGGCGCCCCTGGATCGACCGGGCTGCGGCCCGGCGGGCGACCAAGCTGGCCGTGATCGTCTGCGTCCTGATGATGGTCGGGCAGGTGGCGCTGGTCAGCGTCGTGACCGCCGGAGAGCAGCCGATGCAGTCGGTCGATCGGGTACCGGCGCAGCCGGACGCCGCGAAGTGGGACGACGCCCCGACGCGGGAGATGTCGCTCGAACCCCAGCGGATGGCGGTCCCCCGCGGCGGCGGGAGCGTCGACGAGATCACGGTGCAGTCGGTGACCAACGACACGCACGTCGCCTTCCGCCTGGAGTGGGAGGACCCGACCGCGGACACGAACATCAGCGAGCCCGGCCAGTACAGCGACGCCGCGGCGATCATGCTCCGGAGCGGGAGCAAACCGCCCATCGACATGGGGAGCGACAGCGATCCGGTGAACATCTGGTACTGGCGGTCGAGCTGGGAGCGCTCCGACGCGGACCCCGGCGGCGACATGTACGGCTACCCGCACCCGGACGGCGAGACGAAGCCGGGGCAGGCCGCCGGGAACCCGCTGTCGCAGATGAGCTACGACAGCTACGGGCAGAACTACTACGCCCGCGGCTACGGCTCGCTGAGTCACGCGCCCGAACAGCCCGTCGCGGCGAGCTCCGAGCGCACCGACGACGGCTGGTCGGTCGTGTTCGTCCGCGAGCGCGAGGCCGCCGGCGAGCACGACGCCGCCTTCGACGAGGCCGACCAGATGTACCTCGCGTTCGCCGTCTGGAACGGGAGCGCCGACGAGGTCAACGGCGAGAAGTCGCTGACGATGCAGTTCACCGTGCTCGACACCGAGAACGGCGAGTTGAGCGCCGCGCAGGACGGCGGCGGCGAGGGCGGCGAGGCCGGCAGCGGCGGGGACGACGCCGGCGAGTCGGTGATGTGGCTGGCCCGCTCCGCGACCAACTGGGTGACCGCCCTCGTCCTCGCGACGGTCGCGGCGTGGCTCGTCAGCTACTGGAGGCTGAGACGATGA
- a CDS encoding TorD/DmsD family molecular chaperone, protein MSRNTDPEYHAARATLYCAAAAAFTYPDDRTVRELTDPEAREGIERAAERLTVAEEADALLNAVEETPVDELESAYNDLFGVPADEGTYAVIPYEAHYTTRDELSIEQRRIATVVGLMEEFGVEPSDDFAERQDHVAAELELAQVLAGQRAVALSEGDGAAADRVAQAEATVLSDHLVEFVPAMAHDLRKTADSAAYEAAADLVETLVTYDNGKHPDPTPEPTPAEGGEAP, encoded by the coding sequence ATGAGCCGAAACACCGACCCAGAGTACCACGCCGCGCGGGCGACGCTTTACTGCGCCGCCGCCGCGGCGTTCACGTACCCGGACGACCGCACCGTTCGTGAACTGACGGATCCCGAGGCCCGGGAAGGGATCGAACGCGCCGCGGAGCGCCTCACCGTCGCCGAGGAGGCGGACGCGCTGCTGAACGCCGTCGAAGAGACGCCCGTCGACGAGCTAGAGTCGGCGTACAACGACCTGTTCGGCGTGCCGGCCGACGAGGGGACGTACGCGGTGATCCCGTACGAGGCCCACTACACGACCCGGGACGAGCTCAGCATCGAGCAGCGCCGCATCGCGACCGTCGTCGGCCTCATGGAGGAGTTCGGGGTCGAACCGAGCGACGACTTCGCCGAGCGTCAAGACCACGTCGCCGCCGAGCTCGAGCTGGCCCAGGTGCTCGCGGGACAGCGCGCCGTCGCGCTGTCGGAGGGCGACGGCGCCGCCGCCGACCGCGTCGCGCAGGCGGAGGCGACGGTGCTCTCGGACCACCTCGTCGAGTTCGTGCCCGCGATGGCCCACGACCTCCGGAAGACGGCCGATTCCGCCGCGTACGAGGCCGCCGCGGACCTGGTCGAGACGCTGGTGACCTACGACAACGGGAAGCATCCGGATCCGACCCCGGAGCCGACCCCCGCCGAGGGAGGTGAGGCGCCGTGA
- a CDS encoding 4Fe-4S dicluster domain-containing protein has translation MPETYNPQLGREHSYPYEHREEERDWHWGMIINTNRCINCNTCSFACKSTWTSGEGEEYMWWMNVETEPYGGYPMGWDMRLLDDLGENETIFEAASEDEQVKGYVAQKEEWEYPALGDDQVHGEYPTGDVVESDVENGEYHDMWQFYLPRLCNHCKNPACLAACPRKAIYKREEDGIVLLDQERCRGYRKCVKSCPYHKPMYNPETGISEKPVGCFPRIEEGNVPRCVSSCIGKTRLHGNINRGPDAGHPNGTRSAADGRSPVNYLAKSDEKVGLPLYPQFGTRPQVFYMPPYHVPPDFLTQMFTPNTGDKLNEWPGSTYRESIEIIQERVRNPSHHVLGILQLFGATTRLIETYTVKEHRVKGWDRKGNKVVDMPFEEELEVREGEMWTNQP, from the coding sequence ATGCCCGAAACCTACAACCCACAACTCGGCCGCGAGCACAGCTACCCCTACGAGCACCGCGAGGAGGAGCGGGACTGGCACTGGGGAATGATCATCAACACGAACCGGTGTATCAACTGCAACACCTGCTCGTTCGCCTGCAAGTCCACGTGGACCAGCGGGGAGGGCGAGGAGTACATGTGGTGGATGAACGTCGAGACCGAGCCCTACGGCGGCTACCCGATGGGCTGGGACATGCGCCTGCTCGACGACCTCGGCGAGAACGAGACCATCTTCGAGGCCGCGAGCGAGGACGAGCAGGTGAAGGGGTACGTCGCCCAGAAGGAGGAGTGGGAGTACCCCGCGCTCGGCGACGATCAGGTCCACGGGGAGTACCCGACCGGCGACGTTGTCGAGAGCGACGTCGAGAACGGCGAGTACCACGACATGTGGCAGTTCTACCTGCCGCGGCTCTGCAACCACTGCAAGAACCCGGCCTGCCTCGCGGCGTGCCCGCGCAAGGCGATCTACAAGCGCGAGGAGGACGGCATCGTCCTGCTCGACCAGGAGCGCTGCCGCGGCTACCGCAAGTGCGTGAAGTCCTGTCCGTACCACAAGCCGATGTACAACCCCGAGACGGGGATCTCGGAGAAGCCGGTCGGCTGCTTCCCGCGCATCGAGGAAGGGAACGTCCCCCGATGCGTCTCCTCCTGCATCGGGAAGACGCGCCTGCACGGCAACATCAACCGCGGCCCCGACGCCGGCCACCCGAACGGCACGCGGTCGGCGGCCGACGGCCGCAGCCCGGTCAACTACCTCGCCAAGAGCGACGAGAAGGTCGGCCTCCCGCTGTACCCGCAGTTCGGCACCCGGCCGCAGGTGTTCTACATGCCGCCGTACCACGTGCCGCCGGACTTCCTCACCCAGATGTTCACGCCGAACACCGGGGACAAGCTCAACGAGTGGCCCGGAAGCACGTACCGCGAGTCGATCGAGATCATCCAGGAGCGCGTGCGGAACCCGAGCCACCACGTGCTCGGCATCCTCCAGTTGTTCGGCGCGACGACCCGGCTGATCGAGACTTACACCGTGAAAGAACACCGCGTGAAGGGATGGGACCGCAAGGGGAACAAGGTCGTCGACATGCCGTTCGAGGAGGAACTCGAGGTCCGCGAGGGCGAGATGTGGACCAACCAGCCCTAG